From the genome of Synchiropus splendidus isolate RoL2022-P1 chromosome 17, RoL_Sspl_1.0, whole genome shotgun sequence, one region includes:
- the c17h11orf54 gene encoding ester hydrolase C11orf54 homolog, with the protein MATASEAERAQLHTPELDELSSVLQAGLQRNFAEVKVTVVDCPDLTREPFNFPVKGLCGNPRITDVGGVPYLVPVVQKHKEYDMNVISKELELPGAFIIGAAAAPSRIVGMNAELIPQVLTEGKGHPGVNNSYYASINPKDGQCLQEKYCDKFSDCKFGLLGNLYACEGRPGKVIEVQAKRRTGENSLVTALRKTLEDHYIKQSLALGGVFIIQEGKAKIHIMPREFSACPLNTNEDVNNWLKHFEVSAPLICQSVLVSRDPGLDLRVEHTHCFSHHGEGGHYYIDTTPDSVEYLGYFLPAEFVFRIDRPKETHGVGRD; encoded by the exons ATGGCAACCGCTAGCGAAGCAGAGAGAGCACAACTGCATACCCCAGAACTGGATGAATTAAGTTCCG TTTTACAAGCAGGATTGCAGAGGAACTTTGCAGAAGTGAAGGTCACTGTGGTCGATTGTCCGGATCTGACAAGGGAGCCTTTCAACTTTCCTGTTAAAG GCTTGTGCGGAAATCCTCGCATCACTGATGTTGGTGGTGTCCCATACCTTGTCCCTGTGGTTCAAAAGCACAAG GAATATGATATGAATGTGATTTCTAAGGAGCTTGAGCTACCAGGAGCGTTCATTAttggtgctgcagctgctccttctAGAATTGTCGGGATGAATGCCGAG CTGATACCTCAGGTTCTAACTGAAGGAAAAGGACATCCCGGTGTTAATAACAGCTACTATGCCTCCATCAACCCGAAAGATGGCCAGTGTCTCCAAGAAAAATATTGTGACAAATTCTCTGACTGCAAATTTGGATTGTTGGGCAATCTCTATGCTTGTGAAGGGAGACCAGGAAAG GTCATTGAGGTTCAAGCCAAGCGGAGAACAGGAGAGAACAGCCTCGTGACTGCCTTGCGGAAGACACTTGAGGATCATTACATCAAACAGAGCCTGGCTCTGGGTGGTGTGTTCATCATCCAGGAGGGAAAAGCTAAAATCCATATTATG CCACGAGAGTTCTCAGCCTGTCCTCTGAACACCAATGAGGATGTCAACAACTGGTTAAAACACTTTGAGGTCAGCGCGCCGCTCATCTGCCAGTCTGTTCTGGTGTCCAGGGATCCG GGTTTGGACCTACGAGTGGAGCACACCCACTGCTTCAGCCACCATGGTGAAGGTGGCCACTACTACATCGACACCACGCCAGACAGTGTGGAGTACCTGGGCTACTTCCTGCCAGCAGAGTTTGTCTTCCGCATTGACAGGCCAAAGGAGACTCACGGAGTAGGGAGAGACTGA